In one Umezawaea sp. Da 62-37 genomic region, the following are encoded:
- a CDS encoding isoprenylcysteine carboxylmethyltransferase family protein: MSQVWYTVLVGLVGVERLAELVVAKRNLAWSLARGGRETGFGHYPFMVVLHTGLLVGCLAEVWLGDRDFRSWLGWPMLALVLAAQALRWWCIRTLGHQWNTRIVVVPGLSKVTGGPYRMFAHPNYVAVVVEGFALPLVHGAWLTALLFSVLNAFLLTVRVRAENDALRTAHA; the protein is encoded by the coding sequence GTGAGCCAGGTGTGGTACACCGTCCTGGTCGGCCTGGTCGGGGTCGAGCGGCTGGCGGAACTGGTGGTGGCCAAGCGGAACCTGGCGTGGAGCCTGGCGCGCGGCGGTCGCGAGACGGGGTTCGGGCACTACCCGTTCATGGTCGTGCTGCACACCGGACTGCTGGTGGGCTGCCTGGCCGAGGTGTGGCTGGGCGACCGCGACTTCCGGTCTTGGCTCGGGTGGCCGATGCTGGCCCTGGTGCTCGCCGCGCAGGCGCTGCGGTGGTGGTGCATCCGCACCCTGGGCCACCAGTGGAACACCCGGATCGTGGTGGTGCCGGGCCTGTCGAAGGTCACCGGCGGCCCGTACCGGATGTTCGCGCACCCCAACTACGTCGCGGTCGTCGTCGAGGGCTTCGCCCTGCCGCTGGTGCACGGCGCGTGGCTCACCGCGCTGCTGTTCTCCGTGCTCAACGCCTTCCTGCTGACCGTCCGCGTCCGCGCCGAGAACGACGCGCTGAGGACGGCCCATGCGTGA